Below is a genomic region from Treponema sp. OMZ 798.
GCCTTATTGATAGCTTTTTCTATCTTTTTTCGGTTATACGCCTCAATCTCACCCGATCGCTTTACCACAGAACGCAAAATTTCAGGCTTTGCTTTTTCCATAGTACCTAAAAAGGACTTCCACTCAGGAAAAACCGTTTGATTTGTAGTTTTTTCCTCCATAAACTTTTAATACCTCCCAATTTATTTACATTATTTAGTTATTTTTCGAACCTTTTTTACCTCGCTGACAAACTCATCCAAATTGCTGAATTGCTTGTAAACTGAGGCAAAGCGGATATAGGCCACCTTATCTATTGAATATAAATGAGACAGAACCATTTCACCCAGAGCAGTGGTTTCTATTTCTTTGTTAAGGCCGGAACTTAAAACTGCCTGATCTTCAATTTCGGTAACAATATTTTCTATAGAGTTTAATGAAACGGGACGCTTTTCAAGAGCCCTTTCAATGCCCTTTTCAAGTTTTTTACGGTCAAAGGGTTCCCTGCGGCCGTCCTTTTTGATAACCATAAAGGGTTTTTCTTCGATATGCTCATAGCTTGTAAAGCGGTAGCCGCAGGCAAGACATTCTCTTCTTCTGCGTATACAAGCCCCTTGAGCCAGAGTTCTCGATTCCATAACCTTATCGTCGCAATTTCCGCAATGCGGACATCTCATACTTTACTTACAGGATGCCTAAAAAGCCGGCATCCATCCCTCCCAAAAATAGCGTATCTAAATATATCCTACAGGATAACACACTATATATAGCGTGTCAAGCCGATATTTAATTATTTTTCGCCTAAAAGCTGTTTTATCTCGAATATTTCGGCAGACATGGCCGAACGCTGCATCGATTGATATTTTTTCGGGACCATCTCCTTGCTTGTGCACTCTATTGCCGCTACCAAATTTTGCAGTTCTATCTCATAGGGATAAGAAGGCGGAATAAAATCGGCTATAGTTTCCTCCAAGTCTTTTTGTATAACCATAGCACGGCCTTCAACAGTTGCATTCATTTTTGCCCGCACAAGTATGGCTTCAATATCTGCACCGGATACATCGAATTTAATCTTTTTAATAACAGAATTTAAGTTTACCTCATGGAGCTTGATACGGAGCTTTCTTTGGAGGGTTTCAAAAAGATCTAACCTTTCGGCATCGGTTTCGGGGTAAAAAAGAGCCAGATGCTCTTCAGCCCTGCCCTGCCGTTTTAAGTCGACAGGAATCAAATCGGGGCGGCAGGTAATCAAAAACCAGATAATCTTTCCCCGGTATGCAGTGTTTCCCATAAAATTCGCTATCTGGGCAAAGACCCTGCTCGAAGTACCCGATACATCGTTTGCAGTGCGGTTTCCAAGCACTACATCGGCCTCATCTATCATTACAGCCACAGGCGACATAGCCCGCAAAATATTTAAGACCTTTTCAAGATTCGATTCGGTGGCCCCCTGCCATTGGGAGCGGAAGTTGCGTAACCTAACCATGGGAATGCCTATCTCTCCTGCAAAGGCCGAAACTATAAAGGTTTTTCCCGTACCTATGGGCCCCGAAATAAGATAACCCATGGGAAGCACATCGGTTCTTGCAGCCTTTAAGGCCTTTGCAGCTATTTTAAAACGCTTTTTTACAAAGTCATGGCCTGAAACAAGGGAAAGGTCATAATCGGTATCTATAAATTCCAAAAGGCCGCCGGCCTCATTTTCGATAATCTCCCTCTTTTTGGCTGCCAAATAATCCAAACTTATGGGTTTATCATCTTGATAGGACTCCCCCACAAGCTGGTAAAGGTTTAAAAGATTTAGTCCCGAGGTTAGAGCTCCCATTCTTTCAGGACTTAAGCCTCTCTCGGCTAAAAGAATTTCTTCAGTACGTCTTAGATGTTCCAAAAAATTGA
It encodes:
- the nrdR gene encoding transcriptional regulator NrdR is translated as MRCPHCGNCDDKVMESRTLAQGACIRRRRECLACGYRFTSYEHIEEKPFMVIKKDGRREPFDRKKLEKGIERALEKRPVSLNSIENIVTEIEDQAVLSSGLNKEIETTALGEMVLSHLYSIDKVAYIRFASVYKQFSNLDEFVSEVKKVRKITK
- a CDS encoding ATP-binding protein, with product MAAGKQLIKENSAYIDILPEWAQELSRKYCSKTANLYFVHGNIRDFLPHQITEYGHNFLFVKIRDYISEVLFGNQDIIVYYDKSGGISFCTSDMERSYLETMHRTYPDVPPAAFLSRDPEEAFSYLERYFVLNFGKNLRIVLIVDYAETIIPADEIGNLDETDRYCLVTLNRWSHEPSFTREDISIIMLTENLTDLNPRLTASPSTIKVRIPLPDAAVRVNFLEHLRRTEEILLAERGLSPERMGALTSGLNLLNLYQLVGESYQDDKPISLDYLAAKKREIIENEAGGLLEFIDTDYDLSLVSGHDFVKKRFKIAAKALKAARTDVLPMGYLISGPIGTGKTFIVSAFAGEIGIPMVRLRNFRSQWQGATESNLEKVLNILRAMSPVAVMIDEADVVLGNRTANDVSGTSSRVFAQIANFMGNTAYRGKIIWFLITCRPDLIPVDLKRQGRAEEHLALFYPETDAERLDLFETLQRKLRIKLHEVNLNSVIKKIKFDVSGADIEAILVRAKMNATVEGRAMVIQKDLEETIADFIPPSYPYEIELQNLVAAIECTSKEMVPKKYQSMQRSAMSAEIFEIKQLLGEK